In uncultured Draconibacterium sp., one genomic interval encodes:
- a CDS encoding glycoside hydrolase family 43 protein, which yields MKQIITLLFLSLSVFGKAQPEFFENPILSGFYPDPSICRVEDDYYLVNSSFEWWPGIPVWHSRDLVNWEQIGHAIHRKGQICSNPNIWAPTIRYYQGKFYVICTERPGAVFFVTADNPAGPWSDAVYFDISKNEVSPIDPSLFWDDDGTCWLASNDRQKSGTIKHWVWIQKVDLNPVQRNGRMEASFIGERKYITDGSGVGADNYAEGPHLYKVDGFYYLMIAEGGTWDNHAVSFLRTDDLEKPADEWDYCPYNPVLTHRDKESAISATGHADMVETQNGEWWMVHLGVRKQDGKHKLGRETFLVPLEWKTDSLGRRWPVANPNKGNQTLMADRRPKLDWAPAEQQGNIDEFENEELGLQYNFYNEPDDFDWYKIENERLHIKPLAARATDNGHCAFIARRQQHHNFNVETEILFQPETEAEVAGLMAGIKNTNHMRVEISKSGGKAQATLYLMNGENETEVARENIPETTNYFLRLEARGWDFQFLVGAKKSEWIKLGNKQDARIMSSDIAKGFTGSYVGMYTSSNGTPSDNWCQFVFFMYEPVGVSVDD from the coding sequence GTGAAACAAATAATAACATTATTATTTCTGAGTTTGAGCGTATTTGGTAAGGCACAACCTGAATTCTTTGAAAATCCAATTTTATCAGGTTTTTATCCCGATCCATCAATTTGCAGGGTGGAAGACGATTATTACCTTGTTAACTCATCGTTTGAATGGTGGCCGGGAATTCCGGTTTGGCACAGTCGCGATTTGGTAAACTGGGAACAAATTGGTCATGCAATTCACCGGAAAGGGCAAATTTGCAGCAATCCTAACATTTGGGCTCCAACCATTAGATATTACCAGGGGAAGTTTTATGTAATTTGTACTGAACGACCAGGGGCCGTGTTTTTTGTGACAGCAGATAATCCTGCCGGGCCATGGTCGGATGCAGTATATTTCGATATTAGTAAAAATGAAGTTTCACCCATTGATCCCTCCTTGTTTTGGGATGATGACGGAACATGTTGGCTGGCTTCCAACGACCGCCAAAAATCAGGAACAATTAAACATTGGGTTTGGATACAGAAAGTTGACCTTAATCCGGTTCAACGAAACGGTAGGATGGAGGCTTCGTTTATTGGCGAACGAAAGTATATTACTGATGGCTCTGGCGTTGGTGCGGATAACTATGCAGAAGGTCCCCATTTGTATAAGGTGGATGGTTTTTACTATTTGATGATCGCCGAAGGAGGAACCTGGGATAATCATGCTGTATCATTTCTTCGAACTGATGACCTTGAAAAACCTGCTGACGAATGGGACTATTGTCCGTATAATCCCGTTTTAACTCACCGGGATAAAGAATCGGCTATTAGTGCAACGGGCCATGCCGATATGGTGGAAACTCAAAATGGCGAATGGTGGATGGTACACCTTGGTGTTCGGAAACAAGATGGCAAACATAAATTGGGGCGCGAAACTTTTTTAGTGCCGCTTGAGTGGAAAACTGATTCGCTTGGGCGTAGATGGCCAGTAGCCAATCCGAACAAAGGTAACCAGACTTTGATGGCAGACCGGAGACCAAAACTTGATTGGGCTCCTGCGGAACAGCAAGGGAATATTGATGAATTTGAAAACGAAGAATTAGGACTTCAGTACAACTTTTATAATGAACCCGATGATTTTGATTGGTATAAAATTGAAAATGAGAGGTTACACATAAAACCTTTGGCAGCCAGAGCAACCGACAATGGCCATTGCGCTTTTATTGCGCGTCGTCAGCAGCACCACAATTTTAATGTGGAAACCGAAATTCTTTTTCAGCCGGAAACGGAAGCTGAAGTAGCCGGATTAATGGCCGGTATAAAAAACACCAATCATATGCGGGTAGAAATCTCGAAATCGGGAGGCAAAGCCCAGGCAACGCTTTATCTCATGAACGGCGAAAATGAAACAGAAGTGGCGCGAGAAAATATTCCGGAAACAACAAATTATTTTTTGCGTTTGGAAGCCCGCGGATGGGATTTTCAGTTTTTAGTTGGGGCTAAAAAAAGTGAATGGATAAAACTTGGAAACAAACAGGATGCCCGGATTATGAGCTCAGATATAGCTAAGGGATTCACGGGAAGTTATGTGGGAATGTATACCTCTTCTAATGGAACTCCATCGGATAACTGGTGTCAGTTTGTATTTTTTATGTACGAACCAGTGGGCGTATCCGTTGATGATTAG
- a CDS encoding glycoside hydrolase family 43 protein has protein sequence MKNITFLILLFFIGNAVNAQPETYHNPILPGYHPDPTICRVDDDYYLVNSSFEWYPGLPIYHSKDLINWELIGYGMHRPEQVELPVGLGDSRGVYAPTIRYHEGVFYIINTCVQCKGNFYITATNPAGPWSDPVWLGSRGIDPDLFWDDDGTCYYTGHANITGVNDWPQKNGAWMQELDLEQKKLVGPQKQLTHGHAKNARWTEGPHMYKIGGKYMLMVAEGGTGFHHATTVHHSDSIWGPYIPNHSNPVLTHRHLGEDYPIHSVGHTDLVQTQNGEWWAVMLGKRKVEGSTLLARESFLTPVEFQEQEGVLTPVFNPGVGKLLEEQRRPNLPWTPVEKPSETDNFEKNELELYWNFLRTPYEKWYEIEDGKLNIQLRPEVADSLVNPSLIAQRIEDHIWEATTKLFFKTKKENEKAGLIIYRNSLNHFQLLKEKEEVVLIKTKQGVKTEIARTSFSEDECVLKVKADKTKVEFSFGKSEENLRSIGGQEELTLISDEVAGGFNGPYVGMYATSNEEKSKATAAFDWFEYKGL, from the coding sequence ATGAAAAATATTACATTTTTAATACTCCTTTTTTTTATTGGAAATGCAGTCAATGCACAACCAGAAACCTATCATAATCCAATCCTCCCGGGGTATCATCCCGATCCCACGATTTGCCGTGTGGATGACGACTACTACCTGGTAAACTCAAGCTTTGAATGGTATCCGGGATTACCGATTTACCATAGTAAGGACTTGATAAACTGGGAACTAATCGGTTATGGAATGCATCGGCCAGAACAAGTTGAGTTACCCGTTGGACTTGGTGATTCGCGCGGCGTTTATGCACCAACCATCCGTTATCACGAGGGTGTTTTTTACATCATAAATACCTGCGTACAATGCAAAGGTAATTTTTACATAACGGCTACCAATCCTGCCGGACCGTGGTCTGACCCAGTTTGGCTGGGCTCGCGAGGCATCGACCCCGACTTGTTTTGGGACGACGACGGAACCTGTTACTATACCGGTCATGCTAACATTACTGGTGTAAACGACTGGCCACAAAAAAATGGTGCCTGGATGCAGGAGTTGGATTTGGAACAGAAAAAGCTGGTAGGGCCACAAAAACAACTCACCCATGGTCATGCAAAAAATGCGCGTTGGACAGAAGGACCACATATGTATAAAATTGGCGGAAAATACATGCTAATGGTCGCGGAAGGAGGTACCGGATTTCACCATGCAACAACTGTTCACCATTCCGATAGCATTTGGGGACCATATATTCCAAACCATTCAAATCCGGTTTTAACGCATCGTCACTTGGGAGAAGATTACCCAATTCATTCGGTCGGTCATACTGATTTGGTACAAACACAAAATGGCGAATGGTGGGCTGTAATGCTTGGTAAAAGAAAGGTTGAAGGAAGTACACTGCTGGCTCGGGAATCTTTTTTAACGCCAGTTGAGTTTCAGGAGCAGGAAGGCGTGTTAACTCCGGTGTTTAATCCCGGAGTTGGCAAATTGCTGGAAGAACAGAGACGTCCGAATCTTCCCTGGACTCCGGTTGAAAAACCATCAGAAACTGACAATTTTGAAAAAAATGAACTGGAGTTGTATTGGAACTTCTTGCGCACGCCTTACGAAAAATGGTACGAAATAGAAGATGGCAAACTAAACATACAACTCCGCCCGGAAGTAGCTGATAGTTTGGTGAATCCATCCTTGATTGCTCAGAGAATAGAAGATCACATATGGGAGGCAACAACCAAGTTATTCTTTAAAACCAAAAAGGAAAACGAAAAGGCGGGATTGATTATTTACCGGAACAGTTTAAACCATTTTCAGCTTTTAAAAGAAAAAGAGGAGGTGGTGCTGATTAAAACAAAGCAAGGAGTTAAGACTGAAATTGCCCGAACAAGCTTCAGCGAAGACGAATGTGTTCTGAAGGTAAAAGCCGATAAAACCAAAGTTGAATTTAGTTTTGGAAAGTCGGAAGAGAATCTGAGAAGTATTGGCGGACAGGAGGAACTGACTCTGATTTCGGACGAAGTTGCCGGTGGCTTTAATGGTCCTTATGTGGGGATGTATGCCACATCGAATGAAGAAAAAAGCAAGGCCACTGCTGCCTTCGATTGGTTTGAATATAAAGGACTATAA